The Medicago truncatula cultivar Jemalong A17 chromosome 7, MtrunA17r5.0-ANR, whole genome shotgun sequence genome includes the window aactcATTACCAAACCCTGTAAAGTTACTTctcaacttttaaaataaataaaatgatactTTGCTTAAAAATCATTCTTTTTGCTCAgattacataaaaaaacataaaaagtcacaatttttttttttattctctttaatATATTTGTCTATTAACTTGCACTTTGTACAGTTGAGCAAAAATATTGCTTCCTTAGATAGCGTGGCTAGTAGAATCTTTGGTTTTTGAAGACCAAAGACTTCTTGTAGTGTCTAGtgattaaaatttcaaaacctTGATTACTTCAGGTCCATTCGGTGATACGAAATCATGGGTAGGTTATGATATATGCAACTATGAAGGATTCTACTGTGAAAACCCACCAGGTAACAAATCCGTTATTGCTTTAGCCTCAATTGATTTCAATAGTTTCCAAAACAAGCACACGTACATTACAcacaacaaaaaccaaaacaagttCAACATGAAACCTGCAACATCAACACTAGAATTAGCAAAAAGAATAAGCAGAACAATAATCACAACctcaaaaaacaacaacacaaaaaccaaacataaacatcatcattatTCATGGAACTCACAAATCGAACAAAACATTCACAACAACCTCAAACACAATCTAACACCATCACTTGTTTCTTCAATCATTGACCCTTTTCTCCTTAATCACCATTCTCTTGCCTTAGGTTTTTTCAATTGGGTTTCTCAACAACCCAATTTCACTCACAATGCTTCCACTTTTCATTCCATTCTCAAATCACTCTCCTTAACACAAAACCATTCACACTCACACTCTCTTATTCAACTTGTTAAAAAAGCTCAATTTTTGAATATTCAAATACACCCTTCTGTTTTTTGTGCTGTTATAACAAGCCACATTGCACGAAATAACTTAAATCAAGCATTTTTAATCTTCAACGATGTCGTTGAATTGATTGCTCAAATGGGTGCCCCTATATGTAATTCTTTACTAGCTGCACTTGCTGGTTGTAATATTGATAATGCACgtaaggtgtttgatgaaatgattGTTAGGGGTGTACGTTTTAGTACGTTGGGTTTTGGTGTTTTTGTTTGGTGGGTTTGTAAGGAGGGTGATATGGGGAAAGTGTTGGGTTTAGTGGATGAGGTTGGCGAATGTGGTTTTGAGATTAATGGTTCAGTTGTGGCGGTTTTGATTGTTCACGGTTTGTGTGAGGTTGGGAAGGTGGATGAGGCAATGGTGATGTTGGGTGAGTTGAGGGAGAGAGGGTGGAAGCCTGATTTTATGGCGTATTGGGTTGTTGCTAATGAGTTTAGGAAGATGGGGAATGTGGTTGTTGAGATTAAGgttttgaagatgaagaggaaaTTAGGTGTGGCTCCTAGAAGTGGGGATTATAAAGGGTTTATATTTGAATTGGTCTCGGAGAAGCGAATTTTGGAAGCGAAGATGACTGGGGAGGTTATTGTTGGTGgtaattttgttgttgaggaTGATGTTTTTAATGTGTTGATTGAATCTGTTTCGGACATTGATCCTGTTGGGGCGATCgtgttttttaattatgttgttgagaAAGAGAGGTTTTTGAGTGTTTCGAGTTTGAATAGCTTGAGTAGGAATTTGTGTAGGGTGGGTAAGGTGGATGAATTGTTGGAGGTGTTTCGTGTTTTGGATTGTCGAAATTACTTCAAGGATGTCGAGGGTTACAATGTGATGGTGTCGTGGTTGTGCGAAGCTGGGAGAGTGAAAGAAGGCTATGCTGTTCTTcaggagatgaagaagaaagggtTGAATCCTGATGTCTCGTCTTATAATTATGTGATGGAAGCGTGTTGTAAGGAGGATTTACTGCGCCCTGCGAGGAAGCTCTGGGATGAGATGTTTGCGAGTGGATGTTGTGGGAACTTGAAAACATATAATGTTTTGATTCACAAGTTTTTGGAGGAGGGGCTAATTGAAGAGGCTCGGACGTTGTTTAATCGCATGGTGGACAAGGGAGTTGAACCTGATAGTGCGAGTTACACTTTTCTCTTACAAGGGTTCTGCCGAGAAGATAAACTTGAAGAAGCTTTTGAGCTCTATAGCAGGTCTGTCAGACAGGATATCACCATTGCAAGAGACATTTTGGGCTCATTTATATTGTCACTCTGCAAGAAAGGTATTAATGTATATAGTTTGTAATCAAGGTCATAGTCTCGTAATCTTTCATATTGTGGAACATTGCGATTAAATGCTGCTGATGCAGCCTCAATTGAAATTGTGTTGAAGTCATGGAGACATCAAAGATATTGATGTTGTGGCCCAAGTCGCGGCTGTGgaccttttttcaaaatcatcctTACAATCAATATTTGTAACTTGGCATGTTACGTGCAAGGATGTTTTTTTACTTTGTCAAATACCAAGACATGTAACAGCATATCATGATGTGTGTTTTCTGTGCAGGACATATGACAGCTGCTTCCAAATTACTCTGCAGTCTCAGTCATGATATAGGACGCCCAGAATCGCACGTGGCTTTGTTGAAATGTTTGGCAGATGCAAGAGAGATTCAAACTGCTATTGAGCATTTGAGGTGGGTTCGGCACAAGTCACCTTCAATGCTACCAGATATATGTACCGGACTTTTAGCTTCCATTTCTGTTGCTAAATGCCCGGAGCCGATATTGCAGTTTCTTCAAAGAATGCAAGGTGTGTTTTGATTTCATGCGTAAGAGTACTTTGAAGGTTATGTGCTACCGATGATTACTATTTGAGAAGACATTTGGATTTGAGTGCCATTGGATCATTGTATATTCAAATTTAGGGAGCAAAAAGTTTGATGTAAATGCATTATGCatcttaaaaacattttttgaatttaccataaaaaattaacatttttaacTCAACAAATATAAACActatgaaatttcaattttgattcatttagGACAACAACCAACTAAGCCTTTTCCAACTGAGTGTAAAATTGTGATCAACGATGGAAATATCTTTGCAGGTTGACAATGCAAAAAAAATGGGATTCTTCCGGATACTGTCCAAGTTATTCCAGATAACAAAGGCCTACATCTCCTCTGATGGATGGATGGTAACTTGCTTTCTTCACTAGTGACAGGCTAAAGGAAGGTAAAGTacaaatagtaataattataatGATAATTAACTTGCCTTTTaaatgcttaattaagttgtttctTCTGATATCGTTCTGAATGATAGACCGTAAAAGAGTCTTGTAGTTTCTGACTcttattttcttcctttctaATTCTGTACAGACATGAAACAATCCCAGCCTGGGGTTGAAAGCTACTGAAGAGCGCATCATAATTGAATTTTCCAACCAACACACATAGACCTGGTTTACCTTATGAAATCTTTGCATTTCTTACTAAACTTCACTGTAATGTCGTGGCTGCTGAGTTGTTGTCACGTAATGCTAAGGAGGAAACTGTAGTTCATGTGACAAATGATTTCAGTGATGAAGTGGTTGTTGCATCAATCAGAATGGTATAAGAACTGCATTTCTAAGTAATTTGATGTATAGATAATAGCTATATTTGAGTTTCAATCTAACTCTTTAATTTTTGTCCTATTTTTGCAGGTTGGATTGAGACACATTGGTTGGACTTCTGTAAAGATATGATGTTGATGTATTTAGGAAGGAATGCCACCATGATCTTAATTGTGgcctttttttacaaatacttcGACAAATGATCTCTTTTTAGATGAAGATTTTGCATATTGTTGTATTTTGATGTAAACTTATTTGAGATTTTGAGTATTGTTGGTTTAGTGGTATGGTCatgtttattttaatgtagacTTAGAGTATACTCACTGAACTTTTATTGATATGGACCTGTTTAGAAATAATATTATTAGTTAGTATGGACCTGTTTagaaataatattattgataagACActagttgaaaataaaataatccgTTCACTTTTTTATAGCagtagtttacaaaattacgggtattaagaaaagttgttggaGTAATATAGTTGTCTCAAATTTGGAGTATATATTAATGTTAGCTTTTCATAGTATTAATAAGGGGTATATTTGAAAAACATATACAAATTTAAAGACAACTTTTTTGTAAACTACTCTTACAAAAAGGGACAGAAGGAGTAAATCAAAGATCAAGTTGGTATAATCAATTTGAAGAATACTATTTCTCAAGTTCAAAAGACACCAATTGGTTGCAATCCAAATCATTAGACTCATCCTTGTACCATTCTTTGTCTCCAACAATTTTTGTAGCAGCACCTACTGTGTTCTGTTTCTGCAATTGAGCTGCAGTTTCTGCATAATTTGCCACTTCCCCAAAACTTGCAGTTTTAGGCTTACAAGAAGTTAAGAATTACCATGGTGTTAAAAGCAAAACCTGCTAACAATTCTTGCCTAAAAATTACAATGTCATaataaaagactttttttgcCTAACCTGCACATTTTGATGCTTTGGTACATTTCATGAGAAGCTCTGGATGTCAACCCTTTGATTCCTAAGGAAAGGATGTCTAGAATCCGGAGTTCGGCAACGAGGCAAGCAAGTTTAACTAAGAATTGTTTTACCCAGAAATCGAATTTGGATTCTTTTCGAACGATTAATTCAATGAtaaactcattaaccacttgactTCAATCACTTGATTTAACAACTCTATATGTTGTTGATGCTTTGATAGGCTCCACAATACATATctcttcaataaaataaaaacacaaaattaagtaaatagcaaaaaaaaaaaaaacctcaaaattGTAAATCCTTGCAAATACTTCCCTCAAATTAGATGAGAGACAAAAACCTCATAAAATTGGTAAACGTCTTTCAGCTTGATTCCTTTGCCAGTTTCCTTCGTTAATCAATATGACATGGTCGTAGATTGTTTACGTGACACTTCCACGATATCTGATAGATAATTCCACATCATTAGgagtaactatttttttttttttttaagattaaaaaaaagtagacaGTTAACAGCCAGTGACATTACATGCCAGACCACGTAGCAGTGCCACGTAGATAATCAACGATCATGTCACATTGAGGGACCAAACTAGCATATGTTGAGTAAAAGAGATAAGGAGTGTTGGATCATGAGAGCTCGGGGATCATCCTCACTGGACCAAAAGAAACTATACAAATGAGTTGAACATCATATCTTTATCCAAAATCTTAAACCATTGAGTTTATGGATCCCATCACAATCTGAATTATTCTTGCTCAAAGTTTACTTTTCTAAACAATGTGAGATTTCTGATTCTCATTGCTCCACCATAAAAAGAAGGATGATGTCCTATTGTTGCTACATTTAGATGCTCCTCCTCTCTTTGACGTTTCTCCTGCTTTATTAACAACGGCATAGAAGGGGAAACAATATAATAAGTTTGTTTATACAATTTGGAGTTTAGTGTTATTCAAGTAATTGCAACCATCCTCATCCGtattgtttttttagttaatcCTCTGGTTTTTAGGGAAAATGGGCTCTGATAATCCGGAGTTCGGTTATGAGGTAAATATGATATGACCTAGAATTGTTCCACACAGTAATGGAACTCGGATTCTCCCGAACGATCCGTCCTTGGTGaagttcattaaccacttgatcTCAATTGCTTGGCTACTTCATCCGTATTGTTTTTATTTGCAACAATAGCACTTTCTTTAAATAAAAGGAGCTAAGCCCCACACAAAAAACTAGAAACCTCTAGAAAAATCATTACAAGTGGTATCTGTCAACAAAACATTTGATAAAAGCAGTAGAAAATCCAAAAATTCCTAAAATTAGAGTCCAAATTTAGCCCATATTTAACGATACGATACACAACCCTAACTGACTTCCTTGTAAACATGGTTTCATTTGGTGGTACCCGATTCTTTGTAAATGTTACAAATATGTTGTATAAGAGTCATGTATGTATGAGTATTAACTATTAGTgcaggtggcatttagggtgggaaGGGGAAAGAtttttccaccatgggaaagttgatttttattgggaaaaacccaagtcccacatcgaatagataagactcttgagaagagtttataaagaggaggcaatccttgccttacaagccggt containing:
- the LOC11441947 gene encoding pentatricopeptide repeat-containing protein At5g14080 isoform X1 yields the protein MKPATSTLELAKRISRTIITTSKNNNTKTKHKHHHYSWNSQIEQNIHNNLKHNLTPSLVSSIIDPFLLNHHSLALGFFNWVSQQPNFTHNASTFHSILKSLSLTQNHSHSHSLIQLVKKAQFLNIQIHPSVFCAVITSHIARNNLNQAFLIFNDVVELIAQMGAPICNSLLAALAGCNIDNARKVFDEMIVRGVRFSTLGFGVFVWWVCKEGDMGKVLGLVDEVGECGFEINGSVVAVLIVHGLCEVGKVDEAMVMLGELRERGWKPDFMAYWVVANEFRKMGNVVVEIKVLKMKRKLGVAPRSGDYKGFIFELVSEKRILEAKMTGEVIVGGNFVVEDDVFNVLIESVSDIDPVGAIVFFNYVVEKERFLSVSSLNSLSRNLCRVGKVDELLEVFRVLDCRNYFKDVEGYNVMVSWLCEAGRVKEGYAVLQEMKKKGLNPDVSSYNYVMEACCKEDLLRPARKLWDEMFASGCCGNLKTYNVLIHKFLEEGLIEEARTLFNRMVDKGVEPDSASYTFLLQGFCREDKLEEAFELYSRSVRQDITIARDILGSFILSLCKKGHMTAASKLLCSLSHDIGRPESHVALLKCLADAREIQTAIEHLRWVRHKSPSMLPDICTGLLASISVAKCPEPILQFLQRMQG
- the LOC11441947 gene encoding pentatricopeptide repeat-containing protein At5g14080 isoform X2, with amino-acid sequence MAYWVVANEFRKIGNVVVEIKVLKMKRKLGVAPRNGDYKGFIFELVSEKRILEAKMTGEVIVGGNFVVEDDVFNVLIESVSDIDPVGAIVFFNYVVEKERFLSVSSLNSLSRNLCRVGKVDELLEVFRVLDCRNYFKDVEGYNVMVSWLCEAGRVKEGYAVLQEMKKKGLNPDVSSYNYVMEACCKEDLLRPARKLWDEMFASGCCGNLKTYNVLIHKFLEEGLIEEARTLFNRMVDKGVEPDSASYTFLLQGFCREDKLEEAFELYSRSVRQDITIARDILGSFILSLCKKGHMTAASKLLCSLSHDIGRPESHVALLKCLADAREIQTAIEHLRWVRHKSPSMLPDICTGLLASISVAKCPEPILQFLQRMQG